Proteins encoded within one genomic window of Mesorhizobium sp. AR10:
- a CDS encoding aldo/keto reductase, with product MDYRKLGNSGAVVSAYCLGTMTFGHESDEATSFALMDDYVEAGGNFIDTADVYSAGVSEEIIGRWLKSKPGTAKDLVIATKGRFPMGAGPNDLGLSRKHLGAALDASLKRLGVEQVDLYQMHAWDALTPLEETLRFLDDSIRNGKIAYYGFSNFLGWHLTKAVWLAKANGYTPPVTLQPQYSLLVRDIEHELVPAALDAGIGLLPWSPLGGGWLSGKYKRDQMPAGATRLGENPKRGMEAFDARNAKPITWNVIGAVEDTAKALGASMAQVALAWVAAQPAVTSVVLGARTREQLADNLGAAKLRLTDENIAKLNAASKPEMSEYPYGTGGISQRHRKIEGGR from the coding sequence ATGGACTATCGCAAGCTCGGCAATAGTGGCGCCGTCGTCTCGGCCTATTGCCTCGGCACCATGACTTTTGGGCACGAGTCCGACGAAGCCACATCGTTCGCGCTTATGGATGATTATGTCGAGGCCGGCGGCAATTTCATCGATACGGCCGACGTCTACAGCGCCGGCGTGTCAGAGGAAATCATCGGCCGTTGGCTCAAGAGCAAGCCAGGAACCGCCAAGGATCTGGTGATCGCCACCAAGGGTCGTTTTCCCATGGGCGCGGGGCCGAACGATCTCGGCCTGTCGCGCAAGCATCTTGGGGCGGCGCTCGATGCCTCGCTCAAACGCCTGGGCGTCGAGCAGGTTGATCTTTACCAGATGCACGCCTGGGACGCGCTAACGCCGCTGGAGGAGACGCTGCGCTTTCTCGACGACTCGATCCGCAACGGCAAGATCGCCTATTACGGGTTCTCGAACTTCCTGGGTTGGCATCTGACCAAGGCGGTGTGGCTGGCCAAAGCCAATGGCTACACGCCACCCGTGACGCTACAACCACAGTACAGCCTGCTGGTCCGCGACATCGAGCATGAGCTTGTACCGGCCGCGCTCGACGCCGGTATAGGCCTTCTGCCGTGGTCGCCGCTGGGCGGCGGATGGCTCTCAGGCAAATACAAGCGCGACCAGATGCCGGCGGGCGCCACGCGCCTTGGCGAAAATCCCAAACGCGGCATGGAAGCGTTCGACGCCCGCAACGCCAAGCCAATCACCTGGAACGTGATTGGGGCGGTGGAAGATACCGCAAAAGCGCTTGGGGCGAGCATGGCGCAGGTCGCGCTGGCATGGGTCGCCGCACAGCCAGCGGTCACGTCGGTTGTTCTCGGGGCCCGGACACGAGAGCAACTGGCCGACAATCTCGGTGCGGCCAAGCTGAGGCTGACGGACGAGAACATTGCCAAACTCAACGCGGCGAGCAAACCGGAAATGTCGGAATATCCCTATGGAACGGGCGGCATAAGCCAGCGCCACCGCAAGATCGAGGGTGGCCGCTGA
- the rpoH gene encoding RNA polymerase sigma factor RpoH yields the protein MARATTTFLASEGGLIRYLEKIKHLPMLTPEQEQQLAKRWREHNDPEAAHQLVVSHLRLVAKIAMRYRGYGLPMSEVISEGSIGLIKAVDRFEPERGHRLATYAMWWIKASIREYVLRSWSLVKMGATPSQKKLFFNLRRLKARISAIDDGDLHPDQVELIASNLGVTEQEVVYVNRRMSGDTSLNAPLRGQEQGEWQDLLVEGEDNQEYKLVQLEEVSSRHRALMDSLGVLNARERRILEARRLADDRRSLGDLSCEFGISRERVRQIEMRAFEKLQDAVKVVYAKRGEARALSA from the coding sequence ATGGCCCGCGCAACAACAACATTTTTGGCAAGCGAAGGTGGGCTTATCCGCTATCTCGAAAAGATCAAACATCTCCCTATGCTGACGCCAGAGCAGGAACAACAGCTGGCAAAACGCTGGCGCGAGCACAATGACCCGGAAGCCGCTCACCAACTGGTGGTGTCGCATCTTCGCCTCGTTGCCAAGATTGCGATGCGTTACCGCGGGTACGGACTGCCGATGTCGGAGGTAATTTCGGAAGGCAGCATCGGTCTAATCAAGGCGGTCGATCGCTTCGAACCGGAGCGCGGCCATCGTCTGGCGACCTATGCGATGTGGTGGATCAAGGCGTCCATTCGGGAATACGTCCTGCGCTCCTGGTCGCTGGTGAAGATGGGCGCGACGCCCAGCCAAAAAAAGCTGTTCTTCAATTTGCGGCGGCTCAAGGCTCGCATCTCGGCGATTGACGATGGTGACTTGCATCCAGATCAGGTGGAGCTGATCGCAAGCAACCTTGGCGTGACCGAGCAGGAAGTGGTTTATGTGAATCGCCGCATGAGCGGGGACACCTCGCTCAACGCACCCCTGCGGGGTCAGGAACAGGGCGAATGGCAGGATCTGCTGGTCGAGGGGGAGGACAACCAGGAGTACAAGCTCGTTCAGCTCGAGGAAGTCTCTAGCCGGCATAGGGCTCTGATGGACTCGCTTGGCGTGCTCAACGCACGCGAACGGCGCATCCTTGAGGCGCGGCGACTTGCGGATGATCGAAGGAGTTTGGGAGATCTGTCCTGCGAATTCGGCATTTCGCGCGAGCGCGTGCGCCAGATTGAGATGCGTGCCTTCGAAAAATTGCAAGATGCCGTGAAGGTGGTCTATGCGAAACGGGGCGAAGCCCGGGCGCTTTCAGCATGA
- a CDS encoding aldo/keto reductase yields the protein MTTINRIGDFQIGGNLRVRRLGFGAMRLTGPGVWGPPADVPAAQAVLRRVVELGVNFIDTAAAYGPGDNERLIRDTLRPYPAGLIIATKGGMRKTGPSTATSWGIEVDGSESHLRQGVEGSLHDLGIEQIQLYQLHRVDPNIPIEETVGVLARLRDEGKIHHVGLSQVSIDEIERARTVVDIATVQNEFNLATRKYEAVLEYCEREAIGFIPFYPQKVGEFGDAEPLKAIAAREGVTPGLIALAWVLKRSTATIAIPGTSSVAHLEENMGAAGVELSENDMTTLNSLASVAAAPTA from the coding sequence ATGACCACAATAAACAGGATCGGCGATTTCCAGATCGGAGGAAACTTACGAGTCCGCCGACTCGGCTTTGGCGCAATGCGCCTCACGGGGCCGGGCGTCTGGGGACCACCAGCCGATGTGCCGGCGGCTCAAGCGGTTCTGCGCCGCGTGGTAGAACTGGGAGTCAATTTCATCGATACGGCGGCTGCATACGGTCCTGGCGACAATGAGCGCCTGATCCGCGACACTCTGCGGCCATATCCAGCGGGACTCATCATCGCCACGAAAGGGGGGATGAGGAAAACCGGCCCCTCAACCGCGACCTCTTGGGGCATCGAGGTCGACGGCAGCGAGTCGCACCTTCGCCAAGGCGTCGAAGGCAGCCTCCATGACCTCGGCATTGAACAGATCCAGCTTTACCAGCTTCATCGGGTCGACCCGAATATCCCGATTGAAGAAACGGTGGGCGTACTCGCGCGGCTTCGCGACGAGGGTAAAATCCACCACGTAGGTCTGTCTCAGGTGAGCATCGACGAGATCGAAAGGGCGCGCACGGTTGTCGACATCGCCACAGTGCAGAACGAATTCAATCTTGCCACGCGCAAGTACGAAGCGGTGCTCGAGTATTGTGAGCGCGAGGCAATCGGCTTCATCCCGTTCTACCCGCAAAAGGTCGGAGAGTTCGGCGATGCCGAACCTTTGAAGGCGATTGCCGCCCGCGAAGGCGTAACGCCGGGACTGATAGCCTTGGCATGGGTGCTGAAGCGCTCGACGGCGACAATCGCCATACCCGGTACGTCCTCGGTCGCCCACCTCGAAGAAAATATGGGCGCCGCTGGTGTCGAGTTGTCCGAAAACGACATGACGACCCTGAATTCGCTGGCGTCAGTGGCGGCCGCGCCGACCGCCTGA
- a CDS encoding LysR family transcriptional regulator encodes MPLSRAEVYDLSIFLLIVQYRSFRKAADNLGVTASALSHRVKALEERLGVRLLNRTSRSVAPTVAGSALAEKVSAGLDLINSGLEELHGHHEGTAGSVRLNVLRDASTLLLRPALPIFVQRFPNIELEIAVDDHFVDVTAEGFDAGLRYGGTIPEDMIAIPLTPPLKWVVVGAPAYFERHGRPELPDDLHFHQCIRIRTGRGQIYKWEFEHGDDRREIDVPGSLISSESAFAINAAIDGIGLFYCLEKLASPHLAAGRLEVALPQWSSIGPPLSMYYSSRRQLPFGISALIQVIRDINPLK; translated from the coding sequence ATGCCGCTCAGTCGCGCTGAAGTGTACGACCTTTCGATATTCCTGCTCATCGTACAGTATCGCAGTTTTAGAAAGGCGGCGGACAATCTCGGCGTAACCGCATCAGCACTCAGCCACCGGGTGAAAGCGCTTGAAGAGCGACTTGGTGTAAGACTGCTAAACCGTACAAGCCGAAGTGTTGCTCCAACAGTGGCAGGAAGCGCGCTTGCCGAAAAAGTGAGTGCTGGCCTCGATCTTATCAATTCCGGCTTGGAAGAACTGCACGGGCACCACGAAGGGACCGCCGGTAGTGTGCGGTTGAATGTACTGCGCGATGCGTCGACTTTACTCCTGCGCCCGGCATTGCCGATCTTCGTGCAGCGCTTCCCCAACATTGAATTGGAGATTGCGGTCGACGATCACTTCGTCGACGTGACAGCGGAAGGCTTCGACGCCGGTCTCAGATATGGTGGCACGATACCGGAGGACATGATCGCCATTCCATTGACGCCACCACTCAAGTGGGTGGTCGTCGGTGCACCGGCTTACTTCGAGCGCCACGGTCGGCCGGAATTGCCTGACGATCTTCATTTTCATCAATGTATCCGCATCCGCACGGGGCGAGGGCAGATTTACAAATGGGAATTCGAGCACGGCGACGATCGGCGCGAGATCGACGTTCCTGGCTCGCTCATCTCAAGTGAGTCGGCTTTCGCCATCAATGCTGCGATCGACGGTATTGGTCTGTTTTATTGCCTGGAAAAGCTCGCGAGCCCTCACCTTGCGGCGGGACGGCTGGAAGTGGCACTGCCGCAATGGTCTTCAATCGGCCCACCATTGTCCATGTACTACTCGAGTCGCCGACAACTACCCTTCGGGATCAGTGCCCTCATTCAGGTGATACGCGATATCAATCCACTGAAATGA
- a CDS encoding sensor histidine kinase produces the protein MSIAAIAITTLLVLKNRAASTDLAEKAQLLDLTHDAIFVRGMDDLVTYWNRGAEAIYGWPAENALGISTHQLLQTVFPAGLDEINRELLRSDRWEGELEHTKRDGSTVVVSSRWSLKKDADGRPLSVLETNTDISQRREAEAEVLKAQAELTHMTRLTTLGELTASIAHEVNQPLAGIVLNGEACLRWVDRDQPDLDEVRSAVRRSIADAQRASDIVRRIRSLSKKGDIEMSLIDMNEIVNDSLVLVQRELVTNRITLKLSLANQRLPALGDRIQLQQVLINLLVNGIQAITSGDNDLREIVVTSSIDESNQANVRVEDSGTGIDPDNARQLFKAFFTTKANGIGMGLSICRSIVEAHGGRVWVVPNPGRGAILQFSLPRVEKDAES, from the coding sequence ATGAGCATCGCGGCCATTGCCATCACCACCCTTCTTGTCCTTAAGAATCGGGCGGCCTCGACGGACTTGGCCGAAAAGGCCCAACTGCTCGATTTGACGCATGATGCGATTTTCGTACGCGGGATGGACGATCTTGTGACCTACTGGAATCGCGGTGCTGAAGCGATCTACGGCTGGCCGGCCGAAAACGCGCTCGGAATATCCACCCATCAGCTCTTGCAGACGGTTTTTCCAGCCGGCCTGGATGAGATCAATCGGGAGTTGCTGAGGTCCGACCGATGGGAAGGCGAACTCGAGCACACGAAGCGGGATGGATCCACTGTTGTCGTCTCCAGCCGCTGGTCGCTGAAGAAGGATGCCGACGGCAGACCGCTGTCGGTTCTTGAAACGAACACCGACATATCGCAGCGCAGGGAGGCCGAGGCCGAGGTCCTGAAGGCACAGGCCGAACTCACCCATATGACACGCCTCACCACATTGGGTGAATTGACGGCCTCGATCGCGCATGAGGTGAATCAGCCGCTTGCCGGCATCGTCTTGAACGGCGAGGCGTGCCTGCGGTGGGTCGATCGAGACCAGCCCGATCTGGATGAAGTCCGCAGCGCGGTCAGGCGCAGTATCGCAGACGCGCAGCGCGCCAGCGATATCGTCCGTCGAATTCGGTCGCTGTCCAAGAAGGGCGACATCGAGATGTCTCTTATCGACATGAACGAGATCGTCAACGACTCCCTCGTGCTGGTGCAGCGTGAACTGGTTACCAATCGCATCACCCTGAAACTGAGCCTGGCCAACCAGCGGCTGCCTGCACTTGGCGACCGTATCCAGCTTCAACAAGTCCTGATCAATCTCTTGGTCAACGGGATTCAGGCAATCACTTCTGGCGACAACGATTTGCGGGAAATTGTCGTCACGAGCTCGATCGATGAATCGAACCAAGCGAACGTCAGGGTCGAGGATTCGGGGACGGGTATCGATCCCGACAATGCGCGTCAGTTGTTCAAGGCCTTCTTTACCACCAAGGCGAACGGAATAGGTATGGGACTGTCGATCTGCCGGTCGATCGTTGAAGCACATGGAGGCCGTGTTTGGGTCGTGCCCAATCCGGGACGCGGCGCGATACTCCAATTTTCCCTGCCACGCGTCGAAAAGGATGCCGAGTCATGA
- a CDS encoding response regulator transcription factor gives MTQGPGSTSQPQFHNGTVLPTVLVVDDDPLLREALSSLFRSVGMRAQLFGSAPELLNGQLPDGPSCLVLDIRLPEVSGLEFQTQLANAGIRLPIIFMTGHGDIPMSVRAMKAGAVDFLTKPFRDQDILDAVNGALDRDRQRRERDGALSELQTLLRTLTPRERQVMAFVATGLMNKQIAGELQLSEITVKIHRGRLMKKMGARTLADLVRMAGALGIAAPKK, from the coding sequence ATGACCCAAGGCCCTGGCTCTACCTCCCAGCCACAATTCCACAACGGCACAGTACTTCCGACTGTCCTGGTTGTGGACGACGATCCGTTGTTGCGCGAAGCCTTGAGCAGTCTCTTCCGATCTGTTGGCATGCGTGCCCAGCTTTTCGGTTCTGCTCCCGAGTTGCTGAACGGCCAGCTTCCCGATGGTCCAAGCTGCCTTGTACTGGATATCCGGCTGCCGGAAGTGAGCGGACTCGAATTTCAAACGCAGTTGGCTAACGCTGGCATTCGCCTCCCGATCATTTTCATGACCGGACATGGCGACATTCCAATGTCGGTGAGAGCTATGAAAGCCGGCGCGGTCGATTTCCTCACCAAGCCATTTCGAGATCAGGATATTCTGGATGCGGTCAACGGTGCTCTGGATCGCGACAGGCAACGGCGAGAGCGAGACGGGGCTCTGTCGGAGCTCCAGACGCTTCTGCGCACCTTGACACCCCGTGAGCGTCAGGTGATGGCATTTGTCGCCACTGGGTTGATGAACAAGCAGATCGCCGGCGAGCTCCAACTCAGCGAGATCACCGTCAAAATCCACCGGGGTCGTCTGATGAAAAAAATGGGCGCCAGAACTCTAGCCGATCTGGTGAGAATGGCAGGCGCCCTCGGGATAGCTGCTCCCAAGAAATAG
- a CDS encoding efflux transporter outer membrane subunit — MGHELRTITAISFTFALASCTVGPDFVQPDPSLPNRWFANGSAAATVRSAGSATVHEPVVPAWWQAFHDATLTSLVRRLADANLDVQTATVRLAESRFQRGAVASAQLPGLNGSARYQHQNLSDVSAKGTLIDGLLGSPNSTISSTKPSDLFTSGFDASWELDLWGHVRRQVEGADAQVQSSEEQRRDALLSSLAETARDYIQLRGTQTLIRITNDNLKIERDILQLTQTRQQQGLTTSVDVENAAAQVEAVRAQLPSLEQQEAQQINALSFLLGLPPDALRVELATGKQVVPRPARVPIGIPSELARRRPDIRAAEARLHAATADIGVAVAEFYPSIQLNGSVGFDALKVASQLTAHAIPTSFGPSISIPIFEGGRLKATLQLRKAQQVEAAIAYHRTVLEAWHEVVNSLVAYRTERQRSARLASQVEHLRQALSLARDRYNDGVTEFTTVLDTSRTLLQAEQDHAQSTTNISINLVQLYKALGGGWELTYPSARPEPPVIARGPSRARKPT, encoded by the coding sequence ATGGGCCATGAATTACGCACCATAACAGCGATTTCGTTCACGTTCGCGCTGGCGTCCTGCACAGTCGGCCCGGATTTCGTCCAGCCGGATCCGTCGTTGCCAAATCGCTGGTTTGCGAACGGCTCGGCAGCTGCGACGGTGCGTTCCGCAGGCAGCGCGACGGTTCACGAGCCCGTCGTCCCCGCCTGGTGGCAGGCCTTTCACGACGCGACCCTTACCTCGCTGGTGCGGCGCCTTGCCGACGCCAATCTCGATGTGCAAACTGCGACCGTTCGGCTCGCGGAAAGCCGTTTTCAGCGCGGTGCCGTGGCCTCCGCCCAACTGCCCGGCCTGAACGGCAGTGCCAGATACCAACATCAAAATCTTAGCGATGTGAGTGCCAAAGGCACCCTGATCGACGGTTTGCTTGGTTCGCCGAACAGCACCATTTCTTCCACAAAGCCGAGCGACTTGTTTACCAGCGGTTTCGATGCATCATGGGAGCTCGATCTTTGGGGGCATGTTCGCCGTCAGGTCGAAGGGGCGGATGCGCAAGTTCAGTCATCGGAGGAACAGCGGCGCGACGCGCTGCTCTCGAGCCTCGCCGAAACCGCACGCGACTATATCCAGCTGCGCGGCACGCAAACCTTGATCAGGATCACCAATGACAATCTGAAGATCGAGCGGGACATTTTGCAGCTGACGCAAACGCGTCAGCAGCAGGGCTTGACGACCAGTGTGGACGTCGAGAACGCCGCAGCGCAGGTCGAAGCCGTTCGTGCCCAGTTGCCCAGCCTGGAGCAGCAGGAAGCGCAGCAGATCAACGCCTTGAGCTTTCTGCTCGGCCTGCCTCCGGATGCGCTGCGCGTCGAACTCGCCACCGGGAAACAAGTGGTGCCGAGGCCTGCCCGGGTTCCGATCGGCATTCCCTCCGAGCTGGCGCGGCGGCGCCCGGATATCCGCGCCGCGGAAGCCCGGCTTCACGCGGCCACCGCCGACATCGGAGTGGCGGTCGCTGAATTCTATCCATCCATCCAATTGAATGGGTCGGTGGGCTTCGACGCCCTCAAGGTCGCGAGCCAGTTGACGGCCCATGCGATCCCAACCAGTTTCGGTCCGAGCATTTCGATACCAATTTTCGAGGGTGGTCGGCTGAAGGCGACATTGCAGCTTCGCAAGGCGCAGCAGGTGGAGGCGGCGATCGCCTATCACAGGACGGTGCTGGAAGCCTGGCACGAGGTTGTCAATAGCCTCGTCGCCTACAGGACCGAACGGCAGCGCAGCGCCCGGTTAGCCAGCCAGGTCGAGCATTTGCGGCAAGCCTTGTCGCTGGCCCGTGACCGCTACAATGACGGAGTGACCGAGTTCACCACCGTGCTAGACACTTCACGCACGCTGCTGCAGGCCGAACAGGATCACGCGCAGAGCACGACCAACATCTCGATCAATCTCGTCCAACTGTACAAAGCGCTCGGTGGCGGGTGGGAGTTAACATACCCGAGCGCGCGGCCCGAGCCACCGGTCATTGCTCGAGGACCCTCAAGAGCAAGAAAACCGACATGA
- a CDS encoding antibiotic biosynthesis monooxygenase family protein: protein MIVFINVFHVDPANQQRLVDILTQVTEEIVSKATGFVSSTLHRSTDGAKVTMYARWSSLADYEAMRQDPAPRPFLEAALSIARFDPGMYEVVQEFSPPNP, encoded by the coding sequence ATGATCGTCTTCATCAACGTTTTCCATGTCGATCCCGCTAATCAGCAGCGGCTTGTCGATATATTGACCCAGGTTACGGAAGAGATCGTCAGCAAGGCGACGGGTTTCGTCTCGTCCACACTTCACCGCAGCACGGACGGTGCCAAGGTCACTATGTACGCCCGCTGGAGCAGTCTCGCCGATTACGAGGCCATGCGCCAGGACCCGGCTCCGCGCCCATTTCTCGAAGCGGCGCTTTCTATCGCCCGGTTTGATCCCGGCATGTACGAAGTGGTTCAGGAATTCAGCCCGCCCAATCCGTAA
- a CDS encoding MerR family transcriptional regulator: protein MLISEFCRRTGLARETVRYYVRLGLLQPQEGQKGGRHPYLMFGEADVHSADVIRVGQALGLSLREIGDLREARRKGELPIEDRLAMMKDQLTRLEAKSAELDKLKAYVRAKIAWQEAGERGEEPLLSDFVNATASG, encoded by the coding sequence ATGCTGATTTCCGAATTTTGCCGTCGCACCGGTCTCGCCAGGGAAACGGTGCGTTACTACGTGCGGCTTGGGCTGCTGCAGCCGCAGGAGGGGCAGAAGGGCGGACGCCACCCCTATCTCATGTTCGGCGAAGCCGATGTGCATTCCGCCGATGTCATTCGCGTCGGCCAGGCGCTCGGTCTCTCACTGCGGGAGATCGGCGACTTACGAGAGGCGCGTCGCAAAGGCGAGCTGCCGATCGAGGACCGGCTGGCGATGATGAAGGATCAGCTCACCCGGCTAGAGGCGAAATCGGCCGAACTGGATAAACTCAAAGCTTATGTCCGGGCCAAGATTGCATGGCAGGAGGCCGGAGAAAGAGGAGAGGAGCCGTTGCTTAGTGATTTTGTGAACGCCACTGCTAGTGGTTAG
- a CDS encoding DUF3489 domain-containing protein, translating into MQKPLTRRPASTTAPQPRSSARNRGAARTDIVLKKLKSAKGATIQTLMDATGWQAHSVRGFLSDTVKKKLAHEVLSETGKDGQRRYRIAEAKTAG; encoded by the coding sequence ATGCAGAAGCCGCTGACACGGCGTCCAGCGTCGACAACGGCACCCCAACCCAGAAGCTCCGCGCGAAATCGGGGCGCTGCCAGAACCGACATTGTCCTCAAGAAGCTGAAGTCGGCCAAAGGTGCTACAATCCAAACCCTGATGGATGCCACGGGATGGCAGGCGCATTCGGTGCGGGGTTTCCTCTCCGATACCGTCAAGAAGAAGCTCGCCCACGAAGTCCTCAGCGAAACCGGCAAGGACGGACAACGGCGATACCGTATTGCCGAGGCGAAGACCGCCGGTTGA
- the mgrA gene encoding L-glyceraldehyde 3-phosphate reductase, with protein sequence MYVADAKRYDAIAYRRCGRSGLKLPPISLGLWQNFGGQDVFETGRSVIRRAFDKGVTHFDLANNYGPPYGSAEENFGLVLKRDFSSHRDEMIISSKAGWDMWPGPYGAGGSRKHLLASLEQSLKRMGVEYVDIFYSHRPTLDVPLEETIAALVQMVRQGKALYVGISSYGPDRTREAERVLRAEGIPLFIHQPSYSMLNRWIEDGLLDTLEELGAGCIAFSPLAQGLLTSKYLNGVPDGARAARGGSFDTKLLSDANIERVRGLNAIASDRGQTLAQMAIAWTLRDTRITSALVGARNVAQLDDSLGALENLEFNAEELRKIDGYATEGGVDLWRAQSKAA encoded by the coding sequence ATGTACGTTGCAGATGCCAAGAGATACGACGCGATTGCCTACCGCCGCTGTGGTCGGTCGGGGCTGAAGCTCCCGCCGATTTCGTTGGGGCTGTGGCAGAACTTCGGTGGTCAAGATGTCTTCGAGACTGGCCGGTCGGTGATCCGGCGTGCCTTCGACAAGGGCGTCACTCATTTCGACCTGGCGAACAATTATGGCCCGCCATACGGGTCGGCGGAAGAGAATTTCGGACTGGTCCTCAAAAGGGATTTTTCGAGCCACCGCGACGAGATGATCATCTCCTCAAAAGCCGGTTGGGATATGTGGCCGGGGCCTTATGGCGCGGGTGGATCCCGCAAGCACCTGCTTGCATCGCTCGAACAGAGCCTGAAGCGAATGGGTGTCGAATATGTCGATATCTTCTATTCCCACCGCCCGACATTAGATGTTCCGCTCGAAGAAACCATCGCCGCGCTCGTGCAGATGGTGCGGCAAGGCAAGGCGCTCTACGTCGGCATTTCATCGTATGGGCCAGATCGGACCAGGGAAGCCGAGCGCGTCCTGCGCGCGGAAGGAATTCCGCTCTTTATCCACCAACCCTCCTACTCCATGCTGAATCGCTGGATTGAGGACGGGTTGCTCGATACGCTGGAAGAGCTTGGTGCCGGCTGTATCGCATTTTCGCCTTTGGCTCAGGGGTTGTTGACATCAAAGTATCTGAATGGCGTCCCAGACGGCGCGCGTGCAGCGCGTGGCGGCTCATTCGACACAAAGTTGCTGAGTGATGCAAACATAGAGCGTGTCCGCGGACTGAACGCGATCGCAAGCGACCGCGGGCAGACACTTGCCCAGATGGCGATCGCGTGGACCTTGCGAGATACGCGCATAACAAGCGCGCTGGTAGGCGCGCGCAACGTGGCCCAACTCGATGATTCCCTCGGCGCTTTAGAGAATCTCGAATTCAATGCCGAAGAACTCCGCAAAATCGACGGGTACGCAACCGAGGGCGGGGTCGACCTCTGGCGGGCTCAATCAAAGGCAGCCTGA
- a CDS encoding response regulator transcription factor: protein MIRKTVIAIVDDDESVRLATAGLARSLGFIAFAFASAEDFLRSSSMKDTSCLICDIQMPGMTGLELQDHLIAGGHQIPTIMITAFPEERVRKRALETGAIGFFGKPFDSHAMISCIDSVLGRPNLR from the coding sequence TTGATCCGCAAAACAGTGATCGCGATCGTCGACGACGACGAATCCGTACGACTTGCAACTGCAGGCCTCGCTAGATCGTTAGGTTTCATCGCTTTTGCATTCGCATCGGCCGAGGATTTCCTGAGATCATCTAGCATGAAAGATACGTCGTGCTTGATCTGCGATATCCAGATGCCGGGAATGACAGGGCTGGAGTTGCAGGATCATCTGATCGCAGGTGGCCATCAGATACCGACCATTATGATCACAGCCTTCCCCGAAGAACGCGTCCGCAAGCGCGCTCTGGAGACAGGCGCTATCGGTTTCTTCGGCAAGCCGTTCGATAGCCACGCCATGATCAGCTGCATCGATTCTGTGCTTGGAAGACCTAACTTGCGCTAA
- a CDS encoding DUF2924 domain-containing protein yields MRKRQDLDSEITGVGDLTRDDLTAAWTKTYGCPPPKGVKRGLLERPAAWHLQAKRLGGLTSTVEKTLGTFVPDRPTRKPAFENLEKSANTPRRPQF; encoded by the coding sequence ATGCGCAAGAGACAGGATTTGGATAGTGAGATCACCGGGGTCGGCGATCTCACGCGTGATGACCTCACAGCAGCCTGGACAAAAACCTATGGCTGCCCGCCGCCCAAAGGAGTCAAACGTGGGTTGCTTGAGCGGCCGGCTGCCTGGCACCTCCAAGCCAAGCGATTAGGTGGCTTGACTTCGACCGTGGAGAAAACACTGGGGACATTCGTCCCGGATCGGCCGACCCGCAAACCAGCATTCGAGAACCTCGAAAAAAGCGCAAACACACCCCGACGGCCGCAATTTTGA